From one Felis catus isolate Fca126 chromosome E2, F.catus_Fca126_mat1.0, whole genome shotgun sequence genomic stretch:
- the TRAPPC2L gene encoding trafficking protein particle complex subunit 2-like protein isoform X1, whose product MAVCVAVIAKENYPLYIRSAPTENELKFHYMVHTSLDVVDEKISAMGKALVDQRELYLGLLYPTEDYKVYGYVTNSKVKFVMVVDSSNTALRDNEIRSMFRKLHNSYTDVMCNPFYNPGDRIQSRAFDSMVTSMMIQVC is encoded by the exons ATGGCGGTGTGCGTGGCGGTGATCGCCAAGGAG AATTACCCCCTTTACATCCGCAGCGCCCCCACAGAGAATGAGCTGAAGTTCCACTACATGGTGCACACGTCCCTGGACGTGGTGGATGAGAAGATCTCCGCGATGGGGAAGGCCTTGGTGGACCAGAGGGAGCTCTACCTGGGCCTGCTGTACCCCACAGAGGACTACAAGGT ATACGGCTACGTGACCAACTCCAAGGTGAAGTTCGTCATGGTGGTGGACTCCTCCAACACGGCGCTTCGAGACAACGAGATCCGCAGT ATGTTCCGGAAGCTGCACAATTCCTATACAGATGTGATGTGCAACCCTTTCTACAACCCTGGGGACCGCATTCAGTCCAG GGCCTTTGACAGCATGGTGACGTCTATGATGATACAAGTGTGTTGA
- the TRAPPC2L gene encoding trafficking protein particle complex subunit 2-like protein isoform X2, which produces MVHTSLDVVDEKISAMGKALVDQRELYLGLLYPTEDYKVYGYVTNSKVKFVMVVDSSNTALRDNEIRSMFRKLHNSYTDVMCNPFYNPGDRIQSRAFDSMVTSMMIQVC; this is translated from the exons ATGGTGCACACGTCCCTGGACGTGGTGGATGAGAAGATCTCCGCGATGGGGAAGGCCTTGGTGGACCAGAGGGAGCTCTACCTGGGCCTGCTGTACCCCACAGAGGACTACAAGGT ATACGGCTACGTGACCAACTCCAAGGTGAAGTTCGTCATGGTGGTGGACTCCTCCAACACGGCGCTTCGAGACAACGAGATCCGCAGT ATGTTCCGGAAGCTGCACAATTCCTATACAGATGTGATGTGCAACCCTTTCTACAACCCTGGGGACCGCATTCAGTCCAG GGCCTTTGACAGCATGGTGACGTCTATGATGATACAAGTGTGTTGA
- the PABPN1L gene encoding embryonic polyadenylate-binding protein 2 isoform X4, whose protein sequence is MWPFLSHALFPPPTRAWLQRASSDPEAQGWGAWGRAEKPPLEPGSGDRKEGEPGEAEKDPEDAGFPLSLLEREELAEYPEADQELEAIKVKLWAMEQAQGPEPPGAQGQAGREEGAGATPAGQLLSPEAGCTCPGPPTEQLESDHRSVYVGNVDYGGTAEELEAYFNSCGEVHRVTILCDKFSGHPKGYAYIEFAAESSAQAAVALDKSIFRGRVIKITCVGPRSKEPHTDPVWRQRRGWSVVLYKLRTPGIAGGHQELEARARPSLRTSGRNRP, encoded by the exons ATGTGGCCCTTCCTCAGCCACGCTCTCTTCCCACCCCCGACCCGGGCCTGGCTGCAAAGGGCTTCCTCGGACCctgaggcccagggctggggggcctggggcagggccgAGAAGCCCCCTCTGGAGCCAGGGagtggggacaggaaggagggggagCCAGGGGAAGCGGAGAAAGACCCCGAAGATGCAGGCTTCCCCCTGTCTCTCTTGGAGAGGGAGGAGCTGGCCGAGTACCCGGAAGCTGACCAG gagctggaggccaTCAAAGTGAAGCTGTGGGCCATGGAACAGGCCCAAGGACCGGAGCCGCCTGGGGCGCAGGGCCAGGCGGGACGGGAGGAGGGCGCCGGGGCCACACCGGCCGGGCAGCTGCTGAGCCCCGAGGCAG GTTGCACCTGCCCTGGGCCCCCCACGGAGCAGCTGGAGTCCGACCACAGATCCGTCTATGTGGGGaat GTGGACTATGGGGGCACAGCTGAGGAGCTAGAAGCCTACTTCAACTCCTGCGGGGAGGTTCACCGGGTCACCATCCTATGCGACAAGTTCTCTGGACACCCCAAGGG ctACGCCTACATAGAGTTTGCTGCCGAGAGCTCAGCCCAGGCCGCGGTGGCGTTGGACAAGAGCATCTTCCGAGGCCGAGTCATCAAG ATCACCTGCGTGGGCCCTCGGTCCAAGGAGCCACACACAGACCCGGTGTGGAGACAGCGCAGAGGTTGGAGTGTGGTGCTGTACAAGCTGAGGACCCCAGGAATCGCTGGTGGCCATCAGGAGCTGGAGGCACGGGCCAGACCCTCCCTCAGAACCTCCGGGAGGAATCGGCCCTGA
- the PABPN1L gene encoding embryonic polyadenylate-binding protein 2 isoform X2, with product MWPFLSHALFPPPTRAWLQRASSDPEAQGWGAWGRAEKPPLEPGSGDRKEGEPGEAEKDPEDAGFPLSLLEREELAEYPEADQELEAIKVKLWAMEQAQGPEPPGAQGQAGREEGAGATPAGQLLSPEAGCTCPGPPTEQLESDHRSVYVGNLRLHRVCCRELSPGRGGVGQEHLPRPSHQGAAQKDQLAGDQLYRPRGLPRTARRQRRTVPPQQPPGRGPLQTSGAEPITCVGPRSKEPHTDPVWRQRRGWSVVLYKLRTPGIAGGHQELEARARPSLRTSGRNRP from the exons ATGTGGCCCTTCCTCAGCCACGCTCTCTTCCCACCCCCGACCCGGGCCTGGCTGCAAAGGGCTTCCTCGGACCctgaggcccagggctggggggcctggggcagggccgAGAAGCCCCCTCTGGAGCCAGGGagtggggacaggaaggagggggagCCAGGGGAAGCGGAGAAAGACCCCGAAGATGCAGGCTTCCCCCTGTCTCTCTTGGAGAGGGAGGAGCTGGCCGAGTACCCGGAAGCTGACCAG gagctggaggccaTCAAAGTGAAGCTGTGGGCCATGGAACAGGCCCAAGGACCGGAGCCGCCTGGGGCGCAGGGCCAGGCGGGACGGGAGGAGGGCGCCGGGGCCACACCGGCCGGGCAGCTGCTGAGCCCCGAGGCAG GTTGCACCTGCCCTGGGCCCCCCACGGAGCAGCTGGAGTCCGACCACAGATCCGTCTATGTGGGGaat ctACGCCTACATAGAGTTTGCTGCCGAGAGCTCAGCCCAGGCCGCGGTGGCGTTGGACAAGAGCATCTTCCGAGGCCGAGTCATCAAG GTGCTGCCCAAAAGGACCAACTTGCCGGGGATCAGCTCTACCGACCGCGGGGGCTTCCGAGGACGGCCAGGCGCCAGAGGAGGACCGTTCCCCCGCAGCAGCCTCCAGGGCGGGGCCCGCTTCAGACCTCGGGGGCGGAACCG ATCACCTGCGTGGGCCCTCGGTCCAAGGAGCCACACACAGACCCGGTGTGGAGACAGCGCAGAGGTTGGAGTGTGGTGCTGTACAAGCTGAGGACCCCAGGAATCGCTGGTGGCCATCAGGAGCTGGAGGCACGGGCCAGACCCTCCCTCAGAACCTCCGGGAGGAATCGGCCCTGA
- the PABPN1L gene encoding embryonic polyadenylate-binding protein 2 isoform X1, whose product MWPFLSHALFPPPTRAWLQRASSDPEAQGWGAWGRAEKPPLEPGSGDRKEGEPGEAEKDPEDAGFPLSLLEREELAEYPEADQELEAIKVKLWAMEQAQGPEPPGAQGQAGREEGAGATPAGQLLSPEAGCTCPGPPTEQLESDHRSVYVGNVDYGGTAEELEAYFNSCGEVHRVTILCDKFSGHPKGYAYIEFAAESSAQAAVALDKSIFRGRVIKVLPKRTNLPGISSTDRGGFRGRPGARGGPFPRSSLQGGARFRPRGRNRSPAWALGPRSHTQTRCGDSAEVGVWCCTS is encoded by the exons ATGTGGCCCTTCCTCAGCCACGCTCTCTTCCCACCCCCGACCCGGGCCTGGCTGCAAAGGGCTTCCTCGGACCctgaggcccagggctggggggcctggggcagggccgAGAAGCCCCCTCTGGAGCCAGGGagtggggacaggaaggagggggagCCAGGGGAAGCGGAGAAAGACCCCGAAGATGCAGGCTTCCCCCTGTCTCTCTTGGAGAGGGAGGAGCTGGCCGAGTACCCGGAAGCTGACCAG gagctggaggccaTCAAAGTGAAGCTGTGGGCCATGGAACAGGCCCAAGGACCGGAGCCGCCTGGGGCGCAGGGCCAGGCGGGACGGGAGGAGGGCGCCGGGGCCACACCGGCCGGGCAGCTGCTGAGCCCCGAGGCAG GTTGCACCTGCCCTGGGCCCCCCACGGAGCAGCTGGAGTCCGACCACAGATCCGTCTATGTGGGGaat GTGGACTATGGGGGCACAGCTGAGGAGCTAGAAGCCTACTTCAACTCCTGCGGGGAGGTTCACCGGGTCACCATCCTATGCGACAAGTTCTCTGGACACCCCAAGGG ctACGCCTACATAGAGTTTGCTGCCGAGAGCTCAGCCCAGGCCGCGGTGGCGTTGGACAAGAGCATCTTCCGAGGCCGAGTCATCAAG GTGCTGCCCAAAAGGACCAACTTGCCGGGGATCAGCTCTACCGACCGCGGGGGCTTCCGAGGACGGCCAGGCGCCAGAGGAGGACCGTTCCCCCGCAGCAGCCTCCAGGGCGGGGCCCGCTTCAGACCTCGGGGGCGGAACCG ATCACCTGCGTGGGCCCTCGGTCCAAGGAGCCACACACAGACCCGGTGTGGAGACAGCGCAGAGGTTGGAGTGTGGTGCTGTACAAGCTGA
- the PABPN1L gene encoding embryonic polyadenylate-binding protein 2 isoform X5, whose translation MWPFLSHALFPPPTRAWLQRASSDPEAQGWGAWGRAEKPPLEPGSGDRKEGEPGEAEKDPEDAGFPLSLLEREELAEYPEADQELEAIKVKLWAMEQAQGPEPPGAQGQAGREEGAGATPAGQLLSPEAGCTCPGPPTEQLESDHRSVYVGNLRLHRVCCRELSPGRGGVGQEHLPRPSHQGAAQKDQLAGDQLYRPRGLPRTARRQRRTVPPQQPPGRGPLQTSGAEPGPWTVFTLVFTVLKGGSDFESGAGVGRE comes from the exons ATGTGGCCCTTCCTCAGCCACGCTCTCTTCCCACCCCCGACCCGGGCCTGGCTGCAAAGGGCTTCCTCGGACCctgaggcccagggctggggggcctggggcagggccgAGAAGCCCCCTCTGGAGCCAGGGagtggggacaggaaggagggggagCCAGGGGAAGCGGAGAAAGACCCCGAAGATGCAGGCTTCCCCCTGTCTCTCTTGGAGAGGGAGGAGCTGGCCGAGTACCCGGAAGCTGACCAG gagctggaggccaTCAAAGTGAAGCTGTGGGCCATGGAACAGGCCCAAGGACCGGAGCCGCCTGGGGCGCAGGGCCAGGCGGGACGGGAGGAGGGCGCCGGGGCCACACCGGCCGGGCAGCTGCTGAGCCCCGAGGCAG GTTGCACCTGCCCTGGGCCCCCCACGGAGCAGCTGGAGTCCGACCACAGATCCGTCTATGTGGGGaat ctACGCCTACATAGAGTTTGCTGCCGAGAGCTCAGCCCAGGCCGCGGTGGCGTTGGACAAGAGCATCTTCCGAGGCCGAGTCATCAAG GTGCTGCCCAAAAGGACCAACTTGCCGGGGATCAGCTCTACCGACCGCGGGGGCTTCCGAGGACGGCCAGGCGCCAGAGGAGGACCGTTCCCCCGCAGCAGCCTCCAGGGCGGGGCCCGCTTCAGACCTCGGGGGCGGAACCG GGGCCGTGGACGGTTTTCACCTTGGTATTCACCGTATTGAAGGGAGGATCCGATTTTGagagtggggctggggtgggtcGAGAGTAA
- the PABPN1L gene encoding embryonic polyadenylate-binding protein 2 isoform X3 has protein sequence MWPFLSHALFPPPTRAWLQRASSDPEAQGWGAWGRAEKPPLEPGSGDRKEGEPGEAEKDPEDAGFPLSLLEREELAEYPEADQELEAIKVKLWAMEQAQGPEPPGAQGQAGREEGAGATPAGQLLSPEAGCTCPGPPTEQLESDHRSVYVGNVDYGGTAEELEAYFNSCGEVHRVTILCDKFSGHPKGYAYIEFAAESSAQAAVALDKSIFRGRVIKVLPKRTNLPGISSTDRGGFRGRPGARGGPFPRSSLQGGARFRPRGRNRGRGRFSPWYSPY, from the exons ATGTGGCCCTTCCTCAGCCACGCTCTCTTCCCACCCCCGACCCGGGCCTGGCTGCAAAGGGCTTCCTCGGACCctgaggcccagggctggggggcctggggcagggccgAGAAGCCCCCTCTGGAGCCAGGGagtggggacaggaaggagggggagCCAGGGGAAGCGGAGAAAGACCCCGAAGATGCAGGCTTCCCCCTGTCTCTCTTGGAGAGGGAGGAGCTGGCCGAGTACCCGGAAGCTGACCAG gagctggaggccaTCAAAGTGAAGCTGTGGGCCATGGAACAGGCCCAAGGACCGGAGCCGCCTGGGGCGCAGGGCCAGGCGGGACGGGAGGAGGGCGCCGGGGCCACACCGGCCGGGCAGCTGCTGAGCCCCGAGGCAG GTTGCACCTGCCCTGGGCCCCCCACGGAGCAGCTGGAGTCCGACCACAGATCCGTCTATGTGGGGaat GTGGACTATGGGGGCACAGCTGAGGAGCTAGAAGCCTACTTCAACTCCTGCGGGGAGGTTCACCGGGTCACCATCCTATGCGACAAGTTCTCTGGACACCCCAAGGG ctACGCCTACATAGAGTTTGCTGCCGAGAGCTCAGCCCAGGCCGCGGTGGCGTTGGACAAGAGCATCTTCCGAGGCCGAGTCATCAAG GTGCTGCCCAAAAGGACCAACTTGCCGGGGATCAGCTCTACCGACCGCGGGGGCTTCCGAGGACGGCCAGGCGCCAGAGGAGGACCGTTCCCCCGCAGCAGCCTCCAGGGCGGGGCCCGCTTCAGACCTCGGGGGCGGAACCG GGGCCGTGGACGGTTTTCACCTTGGTATTCACCGTATTGA